The following are encoded together in the Ovis canadensis isolate MfBH-ARS-UI-01 breed Bighorn chromosome 2, ARS-UI_OviCan_v2, whole genome shotgun sequence genome:
- the PHC2 gene encoding polyhomeotic-like protein 2 isoform X4, with amino-acid sequence MTSGNGNSASSITGTAPQNGENKPPQAIVKPQILTHVIEGFVIQEGAEPFPVGRSSLLVGNLKKKYAQGFLPEKLPQQDHTTTTDSEMEEPYLQESKEEGTPLKLKCELCGRVDFAYKFKRSKRFCSMACAKRYNVGCTKRVGLFHSDRSKLQKAGATTHNRRRASKASLPTLTKDTKKQPTGTVPLSVTAALQLTHSQEDSSRCSDNSSYEEPLSPISASSSTSRRRQGPRDLELPDVHMRDLVGMGHHFLPSEPTKWNVDDVYEFIRSLPGCQEIAEEFRAQEIDGQALLLLKEDHLMSAMNIKLGPALKIYARISMLKDS; translated from the exons ATGACCTCAGGGAACGGAAACTCTGCCTCCAGCATCACCGGCACTGCCCCCCAGAATGGTGAGAATAAACCACCACAGGCCATTGTGAAACCCCAAATCCTGACGCATGTTATCGAAGGGTTTGTGATCCAGGAGGGGGCGGAGCCTTTCCCG GTGGGACGCTCGTCCCTGCTGGTGGGGAATCTCAAGAAGAAGTATGCACAGgggttcttgcctgagaaacttCCGCAGCAGGACCATACCACCACCACTGACTCAGAGATGGAGGAGCCCTATCTGCAAG AATCCAAAGAGGAGGGTACTCCCCTCAAACTCAAGTGCGAGCTCTGTGGCCGGGTGGACTTCGCCTACAAGTTCAAGCGTTCCAAGCGCTTCTGTTCCATGGCTTGTGCAAAAAG GTACAATGTGGGGTGCACCAAACGAGTGGGGCTTTTCCACTCAGACCGGAGCAAGCTGCAGAAGGCGGGAGCCACGACCCACAACCGCCGTCGGGCCAGCAAAGCCAGTCTGCCGACACTTACCAAGGATACCAAGAAGCAG CCAACAGGCACCGTACCCCTTTCAGTTACCGCTGCCCTGCAGCTAACACACAGCCAGGAAGACTCTAGCCGTTGCTCAGATAACTCAAGCTACGAGGAACCCTTGTCCCCCATCTCAGCCAGCTCGTCCACCTCCCGCCGGCGACAAGGCCCGCGGGACCTGGAGCTCCCTGACGTGCACATGCGGGACCTGGTGGGCATGGGACACCACTTCCTGCCAAGTGAGCCCACCAAGTGGAACGTGGACGATGTCTACGAGTTCATCCGCTCTCTGCCAG GCTGCCAGGAAATCGCAGAGGAGTTCCGTGCCCAGGAGATTGACGGgcaagctctgctgctgctcaaGGAGGACCACCTGATGAGTGCCATGAACATCAAGTTGGGGCCCGCCCTCAAGATCTACGCACGCATCAGCATGCTCAAGGACTCCTAG